The Streptomyces sp. RKAG293 genome includes a region encoding these proteins:
- a CDS encoding MurR/RpiR family transcriptional regulator has protein sequence MVIALIRSELPRMSDSLRKVGELVLADPVAATRGSAAELGRRTGTSQATVTRFCHALGLDSYQHLLIELAQEQGRSQGGDGEGPLSPVLGPDIGPDDDLDHVVAVVAQADLRALRHTVDKLDRESLERAAQALAKARRIDVYGVGGSGIAAREAEARLFGIGCAARGWTEVHAAETSAALLTPSDVAVAISHSGTTREALDPLRLAAERGATTVAVTSDPRSPIAQAADIRLTSASAETSFRRGGYGTRHSVLLIIDCLSARVAQLTYERATAAVALTAHIADSHTARARRR, from the coding sequence ATGGTCATCGCCCTGATCCGCTCCGAACTCCCCCGCATGTCCGATTCCTTGCGCAAGGTGGGCGAGCTGGTGCTGGCGGATCCGGTGGCGGCCACCCGTGGCTCCGCGGCCGAACTGGGCCGCCGTACGGGCACGTCACAGGCCACCGTCACGCGTTTCTGCCATGCGCTGGGCCTGGACTCCTACCAGCATCTGCTGATCGAGCTGGCACAGGAGCAGGGCCGCAGCCAGGGCGGCGACGGCGAGGGGCCGCTCAGTCCGGTGCTGGGCCCGGACATCGGCCCCGACGACGATCTCGACCATGTCGTCGCGGTGGTCGCCCAGGCCGATCTGCGGGCCCTGCGGCACACCGTCGACAAACTGGACCGGGAGAGCCTGGAACGGGCCGCCCAGGCGCTCGCCAAGGCCCGCCGGATCGATGTGTACGGAGTCGGTGGCTCCGGGATCGCCGCCCGGGAGGCCGAGGCCCGGCTGTTCGGCATCGGCTGCGCCGCCCGCGGCTGGACCGAGGTGCACGCGGCGGAGACCTCCGCGGCACTGCTGACGCCCTCCGACGTGGCCGTGGCGATCTCGCACTCCGGCACGACGCGCGAGGCCCTGGACCCGCTGCGGCTGGCCGCGGAGCGCGGCGCGACCACGGTGGCCGTCACCAGCGACCCGCGTTCACCGATCGCCCAGGCCGCCGACATCCGGCTCACCTCGGCCTCGGCGGAGACCAGCTTCCGGCGCGGCGGCTACGGCACCCGGCACTCGGTCCTGCTGATCATCGACTGCCTGTCGGCCCGGGTCGCCCAGCTCACCTACGAGCGGGCCACCGCGGCGGTCGCGCTGACCGCCCACATCGCCGACAGCCACACCGCCCGCGCCCGCCGCCGCTGA
- a CDS encoding RNA polymerase-binding protein RbpA codes for MASGNAIRGSRVGAGPMGEAERGESAPRLRISFWCSNGHETQPSFASDAQIPETWDCPRCGFPAGQDEENPPAPPRTEPYKTHLAYVRERRSAADGEAILAEALAKLRGEI; via the coding sequence GTGGCAAGTGGCAACGCGATCCGTGGCAGTCGGGTCGGAGCGGGGCCGATGGGAGAGGCCGAGCGCGGCGAGTCCGCGCCACGCCTCCGCATCTCCTTCTGGTGCTCGAACGGGCACGAGACCCAGCCGAGTTTCGCCAGCGACGCGCAGATCCCGGAGACCTGGGACTGCCCGCGCTGTGGTTTCCCGGCAGGGCAGGACGAGGAGAACCCGCCGGCGCCGCCGCGGACCGAGCCGTACAAGACGCACCTGGCCTATGTGCGGGAGCGGCGCAGCGCGGCCGACGGCGAGGCGATCCTCGCCGAGGCCCTCGCGAAGCTCCGCGGCGAGATCTGA
- the secG gene encoding preprotein translocase subunit SecG has translation MVVGFSIALIIFSLLLLLLVLMHKGKGGGLSDMFGGGMQSSVGGSSVAERNLDRITVVIGLLWFTCIVVLGLVLKFQK, from the coding sequence GTGGTAGTCGGGTTCTCCATCGCCCTCATCATCTTCAGCCTGCTGCTTCTGCTGCTGGTGCTGATGCACAAGGGGAAGGGCGGCGGCCTCTCGGACATGTTCGGTGGTGGCATGCAGTCCTCCGTCGGCGGCTCCTCGGTGGCCGAGCGCAACCTCGACCGGATCACCGTGGTGATCGGTCTGTTGTGGTTTACGTGCATTGTCGTACTTGGTCTGGTGCTCAAGTTCCAGAAGTAA
- the tpiA gene encoding triose-phosphate isomerase, whose product MSTRTPLMAGNWKMNLNHLEAIAHVQKLAFALTDKDYDAVEVAVLPPYIDLRSVQTLVDGDKLKIKYGAQDLSAHDSGAYTGEIAGSMLAKLKCTFVAIGHSERRQYHGEDEELVNAKIKAAYRHGLTPILCVGEGLDVRKAGQQVPHTLAQLDGALRDIPAEQAETIVVAYEPVWAIGTGEVATPEDAQEVCGAIRGRLAELYSQELAEKVRIQYGGSVKSGNVAAIMAQPDVDGALIGGAALDAEEFVKIVRFRDQ is encoded by the coding sequence ATGAGCACCCGTACCCCGCTGATGGCCGGCAACTGGAAGATGAACCTCAACCACCTCGAGGCCATCGCGCACGTCCAGAAGCTCGCCTTCGCGCTCACCGACAAGGACTACGACGCCGTCGAGGTCGCCGTCCTGCCGCCCTACATCGACCTGCGGTCGGTGCAGACCCTCGTCGACGGCGACAAGCTGAAGATCAAGTACGGCGCCCAGGACCTCTCCGCGCACGATTCCGGTGCGTACACCGGTGAGATCGCCGGATCGATGCTGGCCAAACTGAAGTGCACGTTCGTGGCCATCGGTCACAGCGAGCGACGCCAGTACCACGGTGAGGACGAGGAACTCGTCAACGCCAAGATCAAGGCCGCCTACCGGCACGGGCTGACCCCGATCCTGTGCGTCGGTGAGGGCCTGGACGTCCGCAAGGCCGGTCAGCAGGTCCCGCACACCCTCGCCCAGCTCGACGGCGCGCTGCGGGACATCCCGGCCGAGCAGGCCGAGACGATCGTCGTCGCGTACGAGCCCGTGTGGGCGATCGGCACCGGCGAGGTCGCCACCCCCGAGGACGCGCAGGAGGTCTGCGGTGCCATCCGCGGCCGCCTCGCCGAGCTGTACAGCCAGGAACTGGCCGAAAAGGTCCGTATCCAGTACGGCGGCTCGGTCAAGTCCGGAAACGTCGCGGCGATCATGGCGCAGCCGGACGTGGACGGCGCCCTGATCGGTGGCGCGGCGCTCGACGCGGAGGAGTTCGTCAAGATCGTCCGCTTCCGGGACCAGTAG
- the pgk gene encoding phosphoglycerate kinase yields the protein MKTIDDLLNEGQVAGKRVFVRADLNVPLSGDTITDDGRIRAAVPTITKLVAAGAKVIVASHLGRPKGEPDPQFSLAPVAVRLGELLGTDVVFAADTVGDSAQAAVAGLADGGVVLLENLRFNAGETAKDDGERGAFADRLASLADLYVGDGFGAVHRKHASVFDLPARLPHAAGGLIATEVDVLKKLTSEVKRPYAVVLGGAKVSDKLGVIDHLLEKADRILIGGGMVFTFLKAQGHEVGKSMLQEDQIPVVQEYLKRAEAKGVEFVLPVDVVAAGAFPDLKAQAPTNPVTVDVDAIPADVMGLDIGPESGALFASKLADAATVFWNGPMGVFEHPDYAEGTRAVAQALIDSPAFTVVGGGDSAAAVRILGFDENAFGHISTGGGASLEYLEGKTLPGLAALED from the coding sequence ATGAAGACGATCGACGACCTCCTGAACGAGGGACAGGTCGCGGGCAAGCGGGTGTTCGTCCGCGCCGACCTGAACGTGCCGCTCTCCGGCGACACCATCACCGACGACGGCCGGATCCGCGCCGCCGTCCCGACCATCACCAAGCTCGTCGCCGCGGGCGCGAAGGTGATCGTCGCCTCCCACCTGGGCCGCCCCAAGGGCGAGCCCGACCCGCAGTTCTCGCTCGCACCGGTCGCCGTACGCCTCGGCGAACTGCTCGGCACGGACGTCGTGTTCGCGGCCGACACGGTCGGGGACAGCGCGCAGGCGGCCGTGGCCGGGCTGGCCGACGGTGGCGTGGTACTGCTGGAGAACCTGCGGTTCAACGCGGGCGAGACCGCGAAGGACGACGGCGAGCGCGGCGCCTTCGCCGACCGCCTGGCATCGCTCGCGGACCTCTACGTCGGTGACGGCTTCGGCGCCGTGCACCGCAAGCACGCCTCCGTGTTCGACCTCCCGGCGCGCCTCCCGCACGCCGCGGGCGGTCTGATCGCCACCGAGGTCGACGTACTGAAGAAGCTCACCTCCGAGGTGAAGCGGCCGTACGCGGTCGTGCTCGGCGGGGCGAAGGTCTCCGACAAGCTCGGCGTCATCGACCACCTGCTGGAGAAGGCCGACCGGATCCTGATCGGCGGCGGCATGGTCTTCACCTTCCTCAAGGCCCAGGGCCACGAGGTCGGCAAGAGCATGCTCCAGGAGGACCAGATCCCGGTCGTCCAGGAGTACCTCAAGCGCGCCGAGGCCAAGGGCGTGGAGTTCGTACTGCCGGTCGACGTCGTCGCCGCCGGCGCGTTCCCCGACCTCAAGGCGCAGGCGCCGACCAACCCGGTGACCGTGGACGTCGACGCCATCCCGGCCGACGTGATGGGCCTGGACATCGGTCCGGAGTCCGGTGCGCTCTTCGCCTCGAAGCTCGCCGACGCGGCCACCGTGTTCTGGAACGGCCCGATGGGTGTCTTCGAGCACCCCGACTACGCCGAGGGCACCCGCGCGGTCGCCCAGGCACTGATCGACAGCCCAGCGTTCACCGTGGTCGGCGGCGGTGACTCGGCCGCGGCCGTGCGCATCCTCGGCTTCGACGAGAACGCTTTCGGCCACATCTCGACCGGTGGCGGCGCGAGCCTCGAATACCTCGAGGGCAAGACGCTCCCCGGCCTCGCCGCACTGGAGGACTGA
- the gap gene encoding type I glyceraldehyde-3-phosphate dehydrogenase: MTIRVGINGFGRIGRNFFRAVLEQGADIEIVGVNDLTDNATLVHLLKYDSILGRLKAEVTHTDNTITVGGKTFKTMAERDPANLPWAELGADIVIESTGFFTKRDDAAKHLAAGAKKVLISAPAKDEDITVVMGVNHEKYDAAKHNIISNASCTTNCVAPMAKVLLENFGIVKGMMTTVHAYTNDQKILDFPHSDLRRARAAAINIIPTSTGAAKATALVIPELKGKLDGTSLRVPVPTGSITDLVVTVERDVTKEEVNAAFQKAAEGQLKGILEYTEDLIVSTDIVNEPASCTFDSQMTMVQGDQVKIFGWYDNEWGYSNRLVDLTTFVGGQL, translated from the coding sequence GTGACGATCCGGGTAGGCATCAACGGCTTCGGTCGTATTGGTCGCAACTTCTTCCGTGCCGTGCTTGAGCAGGGCGCGGACATCGAGATCGTCGGTGTCAACGACCTGACCGACAACGCGACCCTGGTGCACCTTCTTAAGTACGACAGCATCCTGGGCCGTCTCAAGGCCGAGGTCACGCACACCGACAACACCATCACCGTCGGCGGCAAGACCTTCAAGACGATGGCGGAGCGGGACCCGGCGAACCTGCCGTGGGCCGAGCTCGGCGCGGACATCGTCATCGAGTCCACGGGCTTCTTCACCAAGCGCGACGACGCCGCCAAGCACCTCGCGGCCGGCGCGAAGAAGGTCCTCATCTCGGCTCCGGCCAAGGACGAGGACATCACCGTGGTCATGGGCGTCAACCACGAGAAGTACGACGCGGCGAAGCACAACATCATCTCCAACGCCTCGTGCACCACGAACTGTGTGGCGCCGATGGCGAAGGTCCTCCTGGAGAACTTCGGCATCGTCAAGGGCATGATGACCACGGTCCACGCCTACACGAACGACCAGAAGATCCTGGACTTCCCGCACAGCGACCTGCGCCGTGCGCGGGCCGCCGCGATCAACATCATCCCGACCTCCACGGGTGCCGCCAAGGCCACCGCGCTGGTCATCCCCGAGCTCAAGGGCAAGCTGGACGGCACCTCGCTGCGCGTCCCGGTCCCGACCGGCTCGATCACCGACCTCGTGGTGACCGTCGAGCGCGACGTCACCAAGGAAGAGGTCAACGCGGCCTTCCAGAAGGCGGCCGAGGGCCAGCTCAAGGGCATCCTCGAGTACACCGAGGACCTCATCGTCTCCACGGACATCGTCAACGAGCCGGCCTCGTGCACGTTCGACTCGCAGATGACCATGGTCCAGGGCGACCAGGTCAAGATCTTCGGCTGGTACGACAACGAGTGGGGCTACTCCAACCGCCTGGTGGACCTGACCACCTTCGTCGGCGGCCAGCTCTGA
- the whiA gene encoding DNA-binding protein WhiA, with product MAMTAAVKDEISRLPVTRTCCRKAEVSSILRFAGGLHLVSGRIVIEAELDTGIAARRLRKDILEIFGHSSDLVVMAPGGLRRGSRYVVRVVAGGDQLARQTGLVDGRGRPIRGLPPQVVSGATCDAEAAWRGAFLAHGSLTEPGRSSSLEVTCPGPEAALALVGAARRLQIPAKAREVRNVDRVVVRDGDAIGALLTRLGAHDSVLAWEERRMRREVRATANRLANFDDANLRRSARAAVAAGARVQRALEILGEEVPEHLAAAGRLRIEHKQASLEELGSLAEPPLTKDAVAGRIRRLLAMADKRASDMGMPGTEANLTEEMVG from the coding sequence ATGGCGATGACGGCAGCGGTGAAGGATGAGATTTCCCGGCTCCCCGTCACCCGGACCTGCTGCCGGAAGGCGGAGGTCTCGTCGATCCTGCGGTTCGCGGGCGGTCTGCACCTGGTGAGCGGCCGCATCGTGATCGAGGCGGAGCTCGACACCGGGATCGCGGCCCGGCGGCTGCGGAAGGACATCCTGGAGATCTTCGGCCACTCCTCCGACCTGGTGGTGATGGCCCCCGGCGGGCTGCGCCGCGGCAGCCGGTACGTGGTCAGAGTGGTCGCCGGCGGTGACCAGCTGGCGCGGCAGACGGGTCTGGTGGACGGCCGCGGCCGCCCCATCCGGGGCCTGCCCCCGCAGGTCGTCTCCGGCGCCACCTGTGACGCCGAGGCGGCCTGGCGCGGCGCCTTCCTGGCCCACGGCTCGCTCACCGAGCCGGGCCGCTCCTCGTCGCTGGAGGTCACCTGCCCCGGCCCCGAGGCAGCGCTGGCGCTGGTCGGCGCGGCCCGCAGGCTGCAGATCCCGGCCAAGGCCCGCGAGGTGCGCAACGTCGACCGGGTCGTCGTACGGGACGGCGACGCGATCGGCGCGCTGCTGACCCGGCTCGGCGCCCATGACTCCGTCCTGGCCTGGGAGGAGCGCCGGATGCGCCGCGAGGTCCGGGCCACCGCCAACCGGCTGGCGAACTTCGACGACGCGAACCTGCGCCGTTCCGCGCGGGCCGCGGTCGCGGCCGGCGCCCGGGTGCAGCGTGCCCTGGAGATCCTCGGCGAGGAGGTCCCCGAGCACCTCGCGGCGGCCGGCCGGCTGCGGATCGAGCACAAGCAGGCGTCGCTGGAGGAGCTGGGCTCGCTCGCCGAGCCGCCGCTGACCAAGGACGCGGTCGCCGGCCGCATCCGCCGGCTGCTGGCGATGGCCGACAAGCGTGCCTCCGACATGGGGATGCCCGGCACCGAGGCGAACCTCACCGAGGAAATGGTCGGCTGA
- the yvcK gene encoding uridine diphosphate-N-acetylglucosamine-binding protein YvcK gives MIRTARRLRRTSRRSGVPPKVVALGGGHGLSASLSALRRITGDLTAVVTVADDGGSSGRLREEMGVLPPGDLRKALAALCGDDEWGRTWAQVIQHRFVSKGDLHGHAVGNLLIVALWEQLNDEVAALEWVGRLLGAHGRVLPMSAVPLDLHASVRGHDPEKPDETTTVRGQATVALTPGDVQEVWLLPADPPAVPEAVQAVLDADWVVLGPGSWFSSVIPHLLVPELADALVNTRARKVLTLNLAPQPGETDGFSPQRHLEVLARHAPKLTIDVVLADEAAVPDRESLAQAAERLCGTVELARIAAPDGPRHDPELLATAYDRIFRMRGRIGPWR, from the coding sequence GTGATCCGGACGGCACGGCGCCTGCGTCGCACGAGCCGTCGCTCCGGAGTACCGCCGAAAGTGGTCGCCCTGGGCGGCGGCCACGGCCTGTCCGCGTCGCTGAGCGCCCTGCGCCGGATCACCGGCGACCTGACCGCCGTCGTCACCGTCGCCGACGACGGCGGTTCCAGCGGCCGGCTGCGCGAGGAGATGGGCGTCCTGCCCCCCGGTGACCTGCGCAAGGCGCTGGCCGCGCTGTGTGGGGACGACGAGTGGGGGCGGACCTGGGCGCAGGTGATCCAGCACCGCTTCGTCAGCAAGGGCGATCTGCACGGACACGCCGTAGGCAATCTGCTGATTGTCGCCCTCTGGGAGCAGCTCAACGACGAGGTCGCGGCACTCGAATGGGTCGGCCGGCTACTGGGTGCGCACGGCCGGGTGCTGCCCATGTCCGCGGTGCCGCTGGACCTCCATGCGAGCGTCCGCGGGCACGACCCCGAGAAGCCCGACGAGACCACCACCGTACGGGGCCAGGCCACGGTCGCCCTCACCCCCGGTGACGTGCAGGAAGTCTGGTTGCTGCCGGCCGATCCGCCGGCCGTTCCGGAGGCCGTCCAGGCGGTCCTGGACGCCGACTGGGTGGTCCTCGGACCGGGGTCCTGGTTCTCCTCGGTGATCCCGCATCTGCTGGTCCCGGAACTGGCCGACGCACTGGTGAACACCCGGGCTCGCAAGGTCCTCACACTGAACCTCGCACCCCAGCCGGGGGAAACCGACGGCTTTTCTCCGCAGCGTCACTTGGAGGTTTTGGCCCGACACGCCCCTAAACTCACCATCGACGTGGTGTTGGCCGATGAGGCCGCCGTGCCCGACCGGGAGAGCCTGGCCCAGGCTGCCGAACGGTTGTGCGGCACGGTCGAGCTGGCGCGGATAGCGGCCCCTGACGGGCCGCGGCACGATCCGGAGCTGTTGGCCACCGCGTATGACCGGATTTTTCGTATGCGTGGAAGGATCGGCCCATGGCGATGA
- the rapZ gene encoding RNase adapter RapZ, producing the protein MTENDGDGATVTTGGAGEAAEAIPELVIISGMSGAGRSTAAKCLEDLGWFVVDNLPPALIPTMVDLGARSQGNVARIAVVVDVRGRRFFDNLRESLADLDTKGVKRRVVFLEASDDLLVRRFESVRRPHPLQGDGRIVDGIAKERDLLRELRGEADLVIDTSSLNVHELRSKMDAQFAGDEEPELRATVMSFGFKYGLPVDADLVVDCRFIPNPHWVPELRPYTGLNDEVAQYVFNQPGAKEFLDRYAELLHIIAAGYRREGKRYVTIAVGCTGGKHRSVAMSERLAARLSSDGVETVIVHRDMGRE; encoded by the coding sequence ATGACAGAGAACGACGGAGACGGAGCAACCGTGACGACCGGTGGAGCGGGTGAGGCCGCCGAGGCCATCCCCGAACTGGTGATCATCTCCGGCATGTCCGGAGCCGGCCGCAGCACCGCGGCCAAGTGCCTCGAGGACCTCGGCTGGTTCGTCGTGGACAACCTGCCGCCCGCCCTGATCCCCACCATGGTGGACCTCGGCGCGCGCTCGCAGGGCAACGTGGCGCGGATCGCGGTCGTCGTGGACGTCCGCGGCCGCCGCTTCTTCGACAACCTGCGGGAGTCGCTGGCGGACCTCGACACCAAGGGCGTCAAGCGCCGCGTGGTGTTCCTGGAGGCCTCCGACGACCTCCTGGTGCGCCGCTTCGAGTCCGTCCGCCGCCCGCACCCGCTGCAGGGCGACGGCCGGATCGTGGACGGCATCGCCAAGGAGCGCGACCTGCTGCGCGAGCTGCGCGGCGAGGCCGACCTGGTGATCGACACCTCCAGCCTGAACGTGCACGAGCTGCGGTCGAAGATGGACGCCCAGTTCGCGGGCGACGAGGAGCCCGAGCTGCGGGCGACCGTCATGTCCTTCGGCTTCAAGTACGGGCTCCCGGTCGACGCGGACCTGGTGGTCGACTGCCGGTTCATCCCGAACCCGCACTGGGTCCCGGAGCTGCGCCCGTACACCGGGCTGAACGACGAGGTCGCCCAGTACGTCTTCAACCAGCCCGGCGCCAAGGAGTTCCTGGACCGGTACGCCGAGCTGCTGCACATCATCGCCGCCGGCTACCGCCGGGAGGGCAAGCGGTACGTGACCATCGCCGTCGGCTGCACCGGCGGCAAGCACCGCAGTGTCGCGATGTCCGAGCGGCTCGCCGCGCGGCTCTCCTCGGACGGGGTGGAGACCGTCATCGTCCACCGGGACATGGGGCGCGAGTGA
- the uvrC gene encoding excinuclease ABC subunit UvrC, with the protein MADPSSYRPKPGQIPDSPGVYKFRDEHGRVIYVGKAKSLRQRLSSYFQDIANLHQRTATMVTTAASVEWTVVGTEVEALQLEYSWIKEFDPRFNVKYRDDKSYPSLAVTMGEEFPRVQVMRGPKKKGVRYFGPYAHAWAIRETVDLMLRVFPVRTCSAGVFKRSAQIGRPCLLGYIGKCAAPCVGRVTPDEHRELAEEFCDFMAGRTGTYLRRLEQQMREAAGEMEYERAARLRDDIEALKRALEKNAVVFNDATDADLIAVAEDELEAAVQIFHVRAGRVRGQRGWVTDKVEAVDTAGLVEHALQQLYGDEKGEGVPKEVLVPAMPQTAEALTQWLGERRGSQVSLRIPQRGDKKDLMVTVQRNAQQALALHKTKRASDLTTRSRALEEISVALELETAPLRIECFDISHLQGDDVVASMVVFEDGLARKSEYRRFQIKSFEGQDDVRSMHEVISRRFRRYLQEKQKTGEWDVGAAGGEVGAEGGEATEAVGGPIDPETGRPRKFAYPPQLVVVDGGQPQVAAAQRALAELGIEDVAVCGLAKRLEEVWLPDDDDPVILPRTSEGLYLLQRIRDEAHRFAISYQRTKRSKSMKAGALDAVPGLGETRRQALLKHFGSLKRLRAATVEQICEVPGIGRRTAETVAAALAGAAPAVPAVNTATGEIIEDE; encoded by the coding sequence ATGGCAGACCCCTCCAGTTACAGACCGAAGCCGGGTCAGATCCCCGACTCGCCGGGGGTCTACAAGTTCCGGGACGAGCACGGCCGGGTGATCTACGTCGGCAAGGCGAAGAGCCTGCGCCAGCGGCTGTCCTCGTACTTCCAGGACATCGCCAACCTGCACCAGCGCACCGCCACCATGGTCACGACCGCCGCGTCCGTCGAGTGGACCGTGGTCGGCACCGAGGTCGAGGCGCTGCAGCTGGAGTACTCCTGGATCAAGGAGTTCGACCCCCGGTTCAACGTCAAGTACCGGGACGACAAGAGCTATCCGTCGCTGGCGGTCACCATGGGTGAGGAGTTCCCCCGGGTGCAGGTGATGCGCGGGCCCAAGAAGAAGGGCGTGCGCTACTTCGGGCCGTACGCCCATGCCTGGGCGATCCGCGAGACCGTGGACCTGATGCTGCGGGTCTTCCCCGTGCGGACCTGCTCCGCGGGGGTGTTCAAGCGGTCCGCGCAGATCGGCCGGCCCTGCCTGCTCGGCTACATCGGCAAGTGCGCCGCCCCCTGCGTCGGCCGGGTCACCCCGGACGAGCACCGTGAACTCGCCGAGGAGTTCTGCGACTTCATGGCCGGCCGCACCGGCACGTATCTGCGCCGCCTGGAGCAGCAGATGCGGGAGGCGGCCGGCGAGATGGAGTACGAGCGGGCCGCCAGGCTGCGTGACGACATAGAAGCGCTCAAGCGGGCCCTGGAGAAGAACGCTGTGGTGTTCAACGACGCCACCGACGCCGACCTGATCGCGGTCGCCGAGGACGAGCTGGAGGCGGCCGTCCAGATCTTCCACGTCCGCGCCGGCCGGGTCAGGGGACAGCGCGGCTGGGTCACCGACAAGGTCGAGGCGGTCGACACCGCCGGCCTCGTCGAGCACGCCCTGCAGCAGCTCTACGGCGACGAGAAGGGCGAGGGCGTCCCCAAGGAGGTGCTGGTCCCGGCGATGCCGCAGACCGCCGAGGCGCTCACCCAGTGGCTCGGCGAGCGGCGCGGTTCGCAGGTCAGCCTCCGGATCCCGCAGCGCGGCGACAAGAAGGACCTGATGGTCACCGTGCAGCGCAACGCGCAGCAGGCGCTCGCGCTGCACAAGACCAAGCGCGCCTCGGACCTGACCACCCGCTCCCGGGCGCTGGAGGAGATCTCCGTGGCGCTGGAGCTGGAGACGGCTCCGCTGCGGATCGAGTGCTTCGACATCTCGCACCTCCAGGGTGACGACGTGGTCGCCTCGATGGTGGTCTTCGAGGACGGTCTGGCCCGCAAGAGCGAGTACCGCCGCTTCCAGATCAAGTCCTTCGAGGGCCAGGACGACGTCCGGTCCATGCACGAGGTGATCTCCCGGCGCTTCCGCCGCTATCTGCAGGAGAAGCAGAAGACGGGCGAGTGGGACGTCGGCGCGGCCGGCGGCGAGGTCGGCGCCGAGGGCGGCGAGGCCACCGAGGCGGTGGGCGGGCCCATCGACCCGGAGACCGGCCGGCCGCGCAAGTTCGCGTACCCGCCGCAGCTCGTCGTCGTCGACGGCGGGCAGCCGCAGGTCGCGGCCGCCCAGCGGGCACTCGCGGAGCTGGGCATCGAGGACGTGGCCGTCTGCGGCCTCGCCAAGCGCCTGGAAGAGGTCTGGCTGCCGGACGACGACGATCCGGTGATCCTGCCCCGCACGAGCGAGGGCCTGTACCTGTTGCAGCGGATCCGGGATGAGGCACACCGCTTCGCGATCTCGTACCAGCGCACCAAACGATCGAAATCGATGAAGGCGGGCGCCCTGGACGCGGTGCCGGGCCTCGGCGAGACACGCCGCCAGGCGCTGCTGAAGCATTTCGGCTCGCTCAAGCGGCTGCGGGCCGCCACGGTGGAGCAGATCTGCGAGGTGCCGGGCATCGGCCGCCGCACGGCCGAGACGGTCGCCGCGGCCCTGGCCGGAGCCGCGCCCGCCGTTCCCGCGGTGAACACCGCCACGGGAGAGATCATTGAGGATGAGTAG
- a CDS encoding papain-like cysteine protease family protein, with translation MLHPLRMRLRGRGRLAAVVLALAATLGLGITGTPTAGAATGAAPGPASHAVPLAAPLSAPAAATSTLAGAKQLNITMQAQQNTNWCWAASGNTIATWFGRSYSQNQFCNAAFNRAQGSTCGNWQASLDNVQSALDWAGINPGSYVTGYLRYATVQSEISANRPVETRIAWSSGGGHMHVLYGYDTATNFVYWGDPWPSNYRYNWADYSYYVNNSSFSWTHSLYRIGA, from the coding sequence ATGCTCCATCCCCTCCGCATGCGGTTGCGCGGCCGCGGGCGCCTCGCGGCGGTCGTGCTCGCACTCGCCGCGACGCTCGGCCTCGGCATCACCGGCACCCCCACAGCCGGCGCCGCAACCGGTGCCGCACCCGGTCCCGCGTCCCATGCCGTGCCCCTCGCCGCGCCCCTCTCCGCACCCGCCGCCGCGACCAGCACCCTGGCCGGCGCGAAGCAGCTGAACATCACCATGCAGGCGCAGCAGAACACCAACTGGTGCTGGGCCGCGAGCGGCAACACCATCGCCACCTGGTTCGGCCGCTCCTACTCGCAGAACCAGTTCTGCAACGCGGCCTTCAACCGGGCCCAGGGCTCGACCTGCGGCAACTGGCAGGCGTCGCTGGACAACGTGCAGAGCGCGCTGGACTGGGCCGGCATCAACCCCGGCAGCTACGTCACCGGCTATCTGCGCTACGCCACCGTGCAGAGCGAGATCAGCGCCAACCGGCCGGTGGAGACCCGTATCGCGTGGAGCTCCGGCGGCGGGCACATGCATGTGCTCTACGGCTACGACACCGCCACCAACTTCGTCTACTGGGGAGACCCCTGGCCGTCCAACTACCGCTACAACTGGGCGGATTACTCGTACTACGTCAACAACAGCTCGTTCTCCTGGACCCATTCGCTCTACCGGATCGGAGCGTGA